The Sagittula sp. P11 genome window below encodes:
- a CDS encoding DUF4198 domain-containing protein, whose amino-acid sequence MKRTLSALAACIALPAMTQAHFLLEYTSDTIIDRPGDVPVKLIFWHPFSNGYVMEMETPKEFFMVHHGKRTDLLDRLEPTAFTGSENEAPAFLGSVPVKRSGDYVLVTVPQPYFEESEDKYIQQYTKAFLNRSELPTDWMNPVGLPAEILPLNKPYNVLAGSTFTGRVMSEGQPVAGAEIEVEFMAAEPDMNQARATDPVVSPPPGGAVVVLSDDNGYFTFGIPRAGHWGFAALGVGPVTEHEGKELSQDAVIWIRAWELE is encoded by the coding sequence ATGAAACGCACGTTGAGTGCCCTTGCGGCGTGCATCGCGCTTCCGGCGATGACACAGGCGCATTTCCTTCTCGAATATACATCGGACACCATCATCGACCGCCCCGGCGACGTGCCGGTCAAGCTGATCTTCTGGCACCCCTTCTCCAACGGCTACGTGATGGAGATGGAGACGCCCAAGGAATTCTTCATGGTGCATCACGGCAAGCGCACCGATCTTCTGGACAGGCTCGAACCGACCGCTTTCACCGGGTCCGAGAACGAGGCGCCGGCCTTTCTGGGAAGCGTCCCGGTCAAGCGGTCGGGCGACTACGTGCTCGTGACCGTCCCGCAGCCCTATTTCGAGGAATCCGAAGACAAGTACATCCAGCAGTACACCAAGGCCTTCCTCAACCGCAGCGAACTGCCCACCGACTGGATGAATCCGGTCGGTCTCCCGGCCGAGATCCTGCCGCTGAACAAGCCCTACAACGTGCTGGCCGGCTCCACCTTCACCGGACGGGTCATGTCCGAAGGCCAGCCCGTCGCCGGTGCCGAGATCGAGGTCGAGTTCATGGCGGCCGAGCCTGACATGAACCAAGCGCGCGCCACCGATCCGGTGGTCAGCCCGCCGCCCGGCGGCGCCGTCGTCGTGTTGTCCGACGACAACGGGTACTTCACCTTCGGCATCCCGAGGGCCGGACACTGGGGCTTTGCCGCACTCGGCGTGGGCCCGGTGACCGAGCACGAGGGCAAGGAACTCAGCCAGGACGCCGTGATCTGGATCCGCGCCTGGGAACTGGAGTGA
- a CDS encoding cobalt ABC transporter permease produces the protein MKRLALAAALLTLPLPAQAHKVIAAVFPSGSAIEGEIGFSNGEMAVGEEVIVTAPDGTELGRAVTDADGFFVFTPKEPVEHRFRADLGAGHVAMTTLPAEDVAAILGKPVIETPPPAATTDATNPAAVAGLTAEERDVIAEAVRDEIRPLRREIAAYKEKNDLQAILGGLGYILGLFGLGFYIAARRKMAV, from the coding sequence ATGAAACGCCTTGCCCTTGCCGCCGCGCTCCTGACGCTGCCCCTGCCCGCCCAGGCCCACAAGGTCATCGCCGCCGTCTTTCCCTCCGGGTCCGCCATCGAGGGCGAGATCGGCTTCTCCAACGGCGAAATGGCCGTCGGCGAGGAGGTGATCGTCACCGCCCCCGACGGTACCGAACTGGGACGCGCGGTCACCGATGCCGATGGCTTCTTCGTCTTCACCCCGAAAGAACCAGTCGAGCATCGCTTCCGCGCCGATCTGGGCGCCGGGCACGTGGCGATGACCACCCTGCCCGCCGAAGACGTGGCCGCCATCCTCGGCAAGCCGGTGATCGAGACCCCGCCGCCCGCCGCGACCACCGACGCAACCAACCCGGCCGCAGTCGCCGGGCTGACGGCAGAGGAGCGTGACGTCATCGCCGAAGCCGTCCGGGACGAGATCCGTCCCCTGCGCCGCGAAATCGCCGCCTACAAGGAGAAGAACGACCTGCAGGCCATCCTTGGCGGGCTGGGCTACATCCTCGGCCTGTTCGGCCTGGGATTCTACATCGCGGCCCGACGCAAGATGGCGGTCTGA
- a CDS encoding DUF4345 family protein → MTDLLNILIALMTIAFGGMAFVSPRFAAKALDLKPVNSTMGLSELRASAGGLFVAMGLCCLITGADFAYAMLGIAYVGAATGRVVSMVMDRPPQPKAFVWFLLEAAPAAWLIAMNWPATAA, encoded by the coding sequence ATGACAGACCTGCTCAACATTCTCATCGCACTGATGACCATCGCCTTCGGCGGCATGGCCTTCGTCAGCCCGCGTTTCGCCGCGAAGGCGCTGGACCTGAAGCCCGTCAACAGCACCATGGGTCTGAGCGAGCTGCGCGCCTCTGCGGGCGGGCTGTTCGTGGCCATGGGCCTGTGCTGCCTGATCACCGGCGCGGATTTCGCCTATGCCATGCTGGGGATCGCCTACGTCGGCGCAGCCACCGGGCGCGTCGTCTCCATGGTGATGGACCGGCCGCCACAGCCCAAGGCCTTCGTCTGGTTCCTGCTGGAGGCCGCCCCGGCCGCCTGGCTGATCGCGATGAACTGGCCCGCGACGGCCGCCTGA
- a CDS encoding HWE histidine kinase domain-containing protein: MKIARASGSDSDSVDLTNCDREPIHQLGRVQSYGALLAVSTDWIVQHASENLHDILGIDHDSAIGRPLQDLIVHDGFERMRKSMHLTDTPDGVVRLFGMTLQNDNRTFDVSLHGSGRHMIVEFEPRAVSHGRDVMSEVYPQILQLKGCADLESLARRATTALQKLAGFDSVMLYQFQADMSGKVLAETRSDGAHRYLGLMFPASDIPAQARALYKRSLLRLIADVDDPGSMISPPHTVDGAPVDLSLAVTRAVSPIHIEYLKNMGVNASMSVSIIKDGELWGLFACHHHSPRYIDYERRTAFEMFAHMFSYELTRFEDGQRKIAEVNTNRLQSRLMTHMADGQKLAESLLAVSDDIQSVLPHDGLCLYDGESPTCIGTTTTAEEVRSIARFLDRSIGSQNYYTDCLGNVHEPARDYEDRIAGVLAIPISKRPRDYLLLFRRPINDTVSWAGDPNKPVTVGPNGVRLTPRKSFDVWKETVAGRSAPWTNQEVHAANLLRTVLLEVFLKVTDAANLERERAQEQQQLLISELNHRVRNILNLMRGLLSQSRASAATLEDFTANLDGRIHALARAHDQLTADHWEPASLRELIVCEFAAYADGKAARVKITGPDALVKPQAYTTLALVLHEMATNSVKYGALCDSRGRVDINISQDNAGGLLIDWFERGGPPVSPPERRGFGTVIIETSIPHELKGDSRIHYKVTGVEAHFRLPPHVLAKVIEEQAAPSPAPVQPAQEAAGADFAGPALVLEDSLIIAMDAAAMLEDMGASPVEIASSVNDAMAWLETVTPNHAVLDVNLGDEQSLPVAERLHDMGVPFVLATGYGDNQALVETYPPCEIVQKPFTDTALRSAFERLANSKRKG, encoded by the coding sequence ATGAAAATCGCAAGGGCTTCGGGTTCCGACAGCGACAGCGTGGACCTCACCAATTGCGACCGCGAACCGATCCACCAGCTGGGTCGGGTACAGTCCTACGGCGCCTTGCTCGCCGTCTCGACGGACTGGATCGTCCAACACGCCTCCGAAAATCTTCACGACATCCTCGGCATCGACCATGACAGCGCGATCGGCCGTCCGTTGCAGGACCTCATCGTCCACGACGGTTTCGAACGGATGCGCAAGAGCATGCACCTCACCGACACGCCGGATGGCGTGGTGCGGCTGTTCGGCATGACCCTGCAGAACGACAACCGGACTTTCGACGTGTCCCTGCACGGCAGCGGACGCCACATGATCGTGGAGTTCGAGCCGCGCGCGGTCTCGCACGGCCGCGATGTCATGTCCGAGGTCTACCCCCAGATCCTTCAGCTGAAGGGCTGTGCCGACCTCGAAAGCCTCGCCCGCAGGGCTACCACCGCGCTGCAGAAACTCGCCGGTTTCGACAGCGTCATGCTCTACCAGTTCCAGGCCGACATGTCTGGCAAGGTTCTGGCGGAAACCCGGAGCGACGGCGCTCACAGGTACCTCGGCCTGATGTTCCCGGCTTCCGACATCCCCGCACAGGCCCGCGCGCTCTACAAACGGTCGCTGCTGCGGCTGATCGCCGATGTGGACGATCCGGGCAGCATGATCTCTCCGCCCCACACGGTCGACGGCGCGCCCGTGGACCTGTCGCTCGCCGTGACGCGCGCCGTCTCTCCGATCCATATCGAGTACCTGAAGAACATGGGCGTCAATGCCTCCATGTCCGTCTCGATCATCAAGGACGGCGAACTCTGGGGCCTGTTTGCCTGCCACCACCACAGCCCGCGCTACATCGACTACGAACGCCGCACCGCGTTCGAGATGTTCGCACACATGTTCTCGTACGAGCTGACACGGTTCGAGGACGGACAGCGCAAGATCGCGGAGGTGAACACCAACCGTCTGCAAAGCCGCCTGATGACGCATATGGCCGACGGTCAGAAACTGGCAGAGAGCCTGCTGGCGGTCAGCGACGACATCCAGTCGGTCCTGCCGCACGACGGGCTGTGCCTGTATGACGGCGAGTCCCCGACCTGTATCGGCACGACCACCACCGCCGAGGAGGTCCGCAGCATCGCGCGGTTCCTCGACCGCTCCATCGGCTCGCAGAATTACTACACCGATTGCCTCGGCAACGTGCACGAACCCGCCCGCGACTACGAGGATCGCATCGCCGGTGTTCTGGCCATCCCGATTTCGAAACGCCCGCGTGATTACCTGCTGCTCTTCCGCCGCCCGATCAACGACACGGTGTCCTGGGCGGGCGATCCGAACAAGCCGGTCACCGTCGGCCCGAACGGCGTGCGCCTCACGCCGCGCAAGTCGTTCGACGTGTGGAAGGAAACCGTGGCCGGTCGGTCCGCTCCCTGGACCAACCAGGAGGTGCACGCCGCAAACCTGCTGCGCACCGTCCTGCTCGAGGTCTTCCTCAAGGTGACGGATGCCGCGAACCTCGAACGGGAGCGGGCGCAGGAACAGCAGCAACTGCTGATCTCCGAACTCAATCACCGCGTGCGCAACATCCTCAACCTGATGCGCGGGCTGCTGTCGCAATCGCGGGCCTCCGCTGCCACGCTGGAAGATTTCACCGCCAACCTCGACGGGCGCATCCACGCGCTTGCGCGGGCGCACGACCAGCTTACCGCGGATCACTGGGAACCTGCCTCGCTTCGTGAACTGATCGTCTGCGAATTCGCGGCCTATGCCGACGGCAAGGCGGCACGGGTGAAGATCACCGGACCTGACGCTCTGGTGAAACCACAGGCCTACACCACGCTTGCGCTGGTCCTGCACGAGATGGCGACAAACTCCGTCAAGTACGGCGCGCTCTGCGACAGCCGCGGGCGCGTGGACATCAACATCTCGCAGGACAACGCGGGCGGTCTGCTGATCGACTGGTTCGAACGCGGTGGCCCGCCGGTGTCGCCGCCGGAACGTCGCGGCTTCGGAACGGTCATCATCGAGACGTCGATCCCGCACGAACTGAAAGGCGATTCCCGGATCCACTACAAGGTGACCGGGGTCGAGGCCCACTTCCGCCTGCCGCCGCACGTCCTCGCCAAGGTGATCGAAGAACAGGCTGCACCGTCGCCCGCGCCGGTCCAGCCGGCGCAAGAGGCCGCGGGCGCCGATTTCGCCGGTCCCGCCCTCGTGCTGGAGGATTCGCTGATCATCGCGATGGACGCGGCCGCCATGCTCGAGGACATGGGCGCCTCCCCGGTGGAGATCGCCTCGTCCGTCAACGATGCCATGGCATGGCTCGAAACCGTGACCCCCAATCACGCGGTGCTGGACGTGAACCTCGGGGACGAACAATCGCTGCCCGTCGCGGAAAGGCTGCATGACATGGGCGTGCCCTTCGTGCTGGCAACCGGCTACGGCGACAACCAGGCGCTGGTCGAAACCTACCCGCCCTGCGAGATCGTCCAGAAGCCGTTCACCGACACGGCGCTCAGATCGGCGTTCGAGCGGCTGGCAAACAGCAAGCGGAAGGGCTGA
- a CDS encoding phosphate/phosphite/phosphonate ABC transporter substrate-binding protein — translation MKHMATRLRRMAALVCMSLGLCGPAVAEEYSFGVVPQFEPLRLASAWIPILEELERRTGHRFVMSGTPDIPAFEDAFRRGAFDFAYMNPYHAVMAHDHQGYLPLLRDGGRQLFGILVVARDGGIDDPAQLAGKQVAFPAPNALGASLMIRSDLAQRFGIDCVPVYAATHSSAYLNVLLGRSAAAGGVMATFTAQPETVRNGLRIIHETQRVPPHPVVAHPRVSEEVREEVRRAFLDMAHDAEGQAALDRVPFREIVTATMEDYQPLRDMNLERFVE, via the coding sequence ATGAAACACATGGCAACCCGTCTGAGGCGCATGGCCGCCTTGGTCTGCATGAGCCTGGGGCTTTGCGGCCCCGCCGTGGCCGAGGAGTACAGCTTCGGCGTCGTGCCGCAGTTCGAGCCGCTGCGGCTGGCCTCCGCCTGGATTCCGATCCTTGAGGAGCTCGAGCGGCGGACCGGCCACCGCTTCGTCATGTCTGGCACGCCGGACATACCGGCGTTCGAGGATGCCTTTCGCCGCGGCGCCTTCGATTTCGCCTACATGAACCCCTATCACGCAGTCATGGCGCACGATCATCAGGGGTATCTGCCCCTGCTGCGCGATGGCGGGCGGCAGCTTTTCGGTATCCTTGTGGTCGCCCGCGACGGGGGCATAGACGACCCCGCCCAGCTTGCCGGAAAGCAGGTGGCCTTTCCCGCGCCCAACGCGCTTGGCGCTTCGCTGATGATCCGTTCAGACCTTGCGCAGAGGTTCGGCATCGACTGCGTGCCGGTCTATGCCGCGACGCACAGCTCCGCCTATCTCAACGTGCTTCTGGGACGGTCGGCGGCGGCGGGCGGCGTGATGGCGACCTTCACCGCCCAGCCCGAGACGGTCCGCAACGGCCTGCGCATCATCCACGAGACGCAGCGCGTGCCGCCGCATCCGGTCGTCGCGCACCCCCGCGTCTCCGAAGAGGTGCGCGAGGAGGTGCGCCGCGCCTTCCTCGACATGGCGCACGATGCCGAGGGGCAGGCCGCGCTCGACCGGGTGCCCTTCCGCGAGATCGTGACGGCGACGATGGAGGACTACCAGCCGCTCAGGGACATGAACCTCGAACGCTTCGTGGAATGA
- the cbiM gene encoding cobalt transporter CbiM, translated as MHIVDGALSNPVVIGGAVLAAGGIAYGLRSLTMERIPAAGVLSASFFVASLVHVPIGPSSVHLIMNGLAGLVLGWAAFPALFVGLLLQAVFFGFGGLTVLGVNTLNIALPAVLAGILFGRLISCGTPVTGAIWGAVGGTFCIAATTGFVGFSLALSGDAFIPAAKLVFVAHIPVMIIEGLLTGFAVLLGRKVKPDLFFALQRGTT; from the coding sequence ATGCACATCGTGGACGGAGCCCTTTCCAACCCGGTCGTGATCGGCGGGGCCGTGCTGGCGGCGGGCGGCATCGCCTACGGCCTGCGGTCGCTGACCATGGAACGCATCCCCGCCGCCGGTGTCCTGTCGGCCAGTTTCTTCGTGGCATCGCTGGTGCATGTGCCCATCGGCCCGTCCTCGGTTCATCTCATCATGAACGGTCTTGCCGGGCTCGTGCTCGGCTGGGCCGCCTTTCCGGCGCTCTTCGTGGGGCTGCTGCTTCAGGCGGTGTTCTTCGGGTTCGGGGGGCTCACCGTGCTCGGGGTCAACACGCTGAACATCGCGCTGCCGGCGGTGCTGGCGGGCATCCTTTTCGGGCGGCTCATCTCGTGCGGGACGCCTGTGACGGGCGCCATCTGGGGCGCGGTCGGCGGCACCTTCTGCATCGCCGCAACAACCGGTTTCGTGGGCTTTTCCCTCGCGCTGTCGGGCGACGCCTTCATCCCGGCGGCCAAGCTGGTGTTCGTCGCCCATATCCCGGTGATGATCATCGAGGGGCTGTTGACCGGATTTGCCGTCCTGCTGGGCCGCAAGGTCAAGCCGGACCTGTTCTTTGCGCTGCAGCGAGGCACAACATGA
- the cbiQ gene encoding cobalt ECF transporter T component CbiQ — protein MGHVLTQAQKTLADTGAPGLTAVNQLDPRTRILGACVFGVVVVALSSLAALLAALVVSAAFLLLSRLPILPTLRRMAAMDGFIIFMLVLFPFTVPGDVIFSVWGFDASWQGLRQAVEIALTANAVILALMTLVGSMEPVTMGHALYRLRCPEKLVHLMMFTIRYIEVLREEYLRLRAAMKVRAFRPTTSWHTYRTFGYLVGMMLVRAIERSERILAAMKCRGFSGRLVLLQDFVYTRRDAMFGLLLVVICATLLRLDVTWP, from the coding sequence ATGGGTCACGTGCTGACACAGGCGCAGAAGACGCTGGCCGATACCGGGGCACCGGGCCTGACCGCGGTGAACCAGCTCGACCCGCGCACCCGCATCCTGGGCGCCTGCGTCTTCGGCGTCGTGGTCGTGGCGCTGTCATCGTTGGCTGCGCTGCTGGCGGCGCTTGTCGTCTCCGCCGCCTTCCTCTTGCTCTCGCGCCTGCCCATCCTGCCGACGCTGAGGCGCATGGCGGCGATGGACGGCTTCATCATCTTCATGCTGGTGCTCTTTCCGTTCACCGTGCCCGGCGACGTGATCTTCTCAGTCTGGGGCTTCGACGCGTCATGGCAGGGTCTCAGACAGGCGGTCGAGATCGCGCTGACTGCCAATGCGGTCATCCTCGCTCTCATGACGCTGGTCGGGTCGATGGAGCCGGTCACCATGGGACATGCGCTCTATCGTCTGCGGTGTCCGGAAAAACTCGTGCACCTGATGATGTTCACCATCCGCTACATCGAGGTCCTGCGCGAGGAATACCTCCGCCTGCGCGCCGCGATGAAGGTCCGGGCCTTCCGCCCCACGACCTCATGGCACACTTACCGCACCTTTGGCTACCTCGTGGGCATGATGCTGGTGCGCGCGATCGAGCGGTCCGAGCGCATCCTCGCCGCGATGAAATGCCGGGGGTTTTCGGGGCGCCTCGTGCTCCTGCAGGACTTCGTCTACACCCGTCGCGACGCCATGTTCGGCCTGCTTCTCGTGGTCATCTGCGCAACGCTCCTTCGACTGGACGTCACATGGCCCTGA
- the chrA gene encoding chromate efflux transporter, which produces MTPYPLLTRVFARIGLLSFGGPAAQIAVMHRELVEERPWLTEAQFLRALSFCMLLPGPEAMQLATYAGWRLRGIPGGLIAGALFVLPGAAVIAVLALLYAQYGTRPETEALMLGVKASVIVIVVQALRRLSSKALKRTSDMVMAVAAFLALFAFSLPFPLVIALAAVWGALRSRATVDEPVTPASDPARKGTAPATILLWLVLWLLPLPILYVAGQTLLFDLAAFFAKLAVVTFGGAYAVLAYMAQEVVEIRGWLTAPQMVDALGLAETTPGPLILVTQFVGQLAGHAEGGPRMALAAGALTLWMTFVPCFLWIFTFAPHVETLLARPRLQAALKGITAAVVGVIANLSLWFALHTLFADTMTIDRGPLSMPLPVLSTLRIDALPLIALAALMFARKAPVPLVLAVCALAGWGLAQV; this is translated from the coding sequence ATGACGCCCTACCCTCTCCTGACCCGAGTCTTCGCGCGCATCGGCCTGCTCTCCTTCGGTGGTCCTGCGGCGCAGATCGCCGTCATGCACCGCGAACTGGTGGAAGAGCGTCCCTGGCTCACCGAGGCGCAGTTCCTGCGGGCGCTGTCCTTCTGCATGCTGCTGCCCGGCCCCGAAGCGATGCAGCTCGCCACCTATGCCGGCTGGCGCCTGCGCGGCATCCCAGGCGGCCTGATCGCGGGCGCGCTCTTTGTCCTGCCCGGCGCGGCGGTGATCGCGGTCCTCGCACTGCTTTACGCGCAATACGGCACACGGCCCGAGACGGAGGCGCTGATGCTCGGCGTCAAGGCCAGCGTCATCGTCATCGTGGTGCAGGCGTTGCGCCGGCTGTCGTCCAAGGCCCTGAAGCGCACGTCCGACATGGTAATGGCGGTCGCGGCCTTCCTCGCCCTCTTCGCGTTCAGCCTGCCGTTCCCGCTGGTCATCGCGCTGGCGGCGGTCTGGGGGGCGCTGCGCAGCCGTGCCACAGTGGACGAACCGGTCACACCCGCGTCGGACCCCGCCCGCAAGGGCACCGCCCCGGCCACGATCCTGCTGTGGCTGGTGCTCTGGCTGCTGCCCCTTCCGATCCTCTACGTCGCGGGCCAGACGCTGCTCTTCGACCTCGCCGCCTTCTTCGCGAAACTGGCTGTCGTGACCTTCGGCGGCGCCTATGCCGTCCTTGCCTACATGGCGCAGGAGGTGGTGGAGATCCGCGGCTGGCTGACCGCGCCGCAGATGGTCGACGCCCTCGGGCTGGCCGAGACGACGCCCGGCCCGCTGATCCTCGTCACGCAGTTCGTGGGTCAACTCGCCGGACATGCCGAGGGCGGACCCCGCATGGCTCTGGCCGCCGGGGCGCTGACACTCTGGATGACCTTCGTGCCCTGTTTCCTCTGGATCTTCACGTTCGCCCCGCATGTGGAGACTCTGCTCGCCCGTCCGCGGCTTCAGGCCGCGCTCAAGGGGATCACCGCCGCCGTGGTCGGCGTGATCGCCAATCTCTCGCTCTGGTTCGCGCTCCACACGCTCTTTGCCGACACCATGACCATCGACCGCGGCCCGCTGTCCATGCCGCTCCCTGTCCTTTCGACCCTGCGCATCGACGCCTTGCCGCTGATCGCGCTGGCCGCGCTGATGTTCGCGCGCAAGGCACCGGTGCCACTTGTGCTGGCGGTCTGTGCGCTCGCCGGCTGGGGTCTGGCGCAGGTCTGA
- a CDS encoding SspB family protein gives MSDSIDYGKLMHRAMRGLIQEVLTGVSEHGLPGDHHFFITFDTRHPEVELADWLAQRYPGEMTVVMQNWYEDLEVGDEGFAVTLNFGDAPERLSIPYDAIRTFVDPSVEFGLRFESQDSEDDEGDDDPTPGGDGPGKPEAQHHDAEVVSLDRFRK, from the coding sequence ATGTCCGACAGTATTGATTACGGAAAACTCATGCACCGCGCGATGCGCGGCCTCATCCAGGAGGTTCTGACCGGCGTGTCAGAGCATGGGCTGCCCGGCGATCATCATTTCTTCATCACCTTCGACACCCGCCACCCGGAGGTCGAACTGGCCGACTGGCTGGCCCAGCGTTACCCCGGCGAGATGACCGTGGTGATGCAGAACTGGTACGAGGACCTCGAGGTCGGTGACGAGGGCTTTGCCGTCACTCTGAATTTCGGCGACGCACCGGAACGGCTGTCGATCCCCTACGATGCCATCCGCACCTTCGTCGATCCCTCCGTGGAATTCGGCCTGCGTTTCGAAAGTCAGGACAGCGAGGACGACGAAGGCGACGACGATCCCACGCCCGGCGGCGACGGTCCCGGCAAACCCGAGGCGCAGCATCATGATGCCGAAGTCGTCAGCCTCGACCGTTTCCGGAAATGA
- a CDS encoding ATP-binding protein has protein sequence MTEDEGRGHRKLRYSVRGRFLQMGALVGLLGFLLFFGIWQPKVQRTFNELEVTLTERQLDVLGNALTPYMLQNQIGAAHEILDHAQMSFSAWRGVELFDGDGRRLYPLEHPDHTKDHYLVTRPILFGGRLVGTLVVHLDIRVHSAALRSQVWHLGVVMMGIVVIFGVGGMVFLDRLVLRRASMLARAAKELAAGRYDTPLPKARQDEIGQLVESFATMRETIRSKEQSLTEARDTAEAAVEAKSRFLATMSHEIRTPLNGILPVTDLLLETEVTEDQLAKLTIIRNAGRTLKSVIDDILDISKLEAGEVLIRAEEFDLDGVVRSAVSVLAPQADARGLSLEVEMGADCASWVIGDADRLSQVLINLAGNAVKFTDTGGVRVRVSAERGRFRFEVIDTGIGIGEADKARIFKRFYQVAGAQSSRMSGSGLGLSISAALVDAMGGRLRLDSTPGKGSRFHFALPLPEAGHAPDTSGDSPEGAETTQQPLRVLVVDDSKVNLTVACAMLKRLGHEVDSVTGGAEAVERVAKGGIDLVLMDQHMPEVDGPEATRRIRALRGPVSRVYISGLTASIFAEDVGKCLQAGMDEFLAKPISRIELVRVLKLAQEHRDAEAAQGSKPCPPPQSATQ, from the coding sequence ATGACTGAGGACGAGGGACGGGGCCACCGCAAGCTGCGTTATTCCGTGCGCGGGCGTTTCCTGCAGATGGGCGCACTTGTCGGCCTCCTCGGTTTCCTGCTGTTCTTCGGGATCTGGCAGCCGAAGGTCCAACGGACGTTCAACGAACTCGAAGTCACTTTGACGGAGCGCCAGCTTGACGTGCTGGGCAACGCCCTGACGCCCTACATGCTGCAGAACCAGATCGGCGCGGCGCACGAGATCCTCGATCACGCGCAGATGAGTTTCAGCGCGTGGCGCGGGGTGGAGCTTTTCGACGGGGACGGGCGGCGCCTCTATCCGCTGGAGCACCCCGATCATACAAAGGACCATTACCTCGTCACCCGGCCGATCCTGTTCGGCGGGCGGCTTGTCGGCACGCTGGTCGTGCATCTGGACATCCGGGTCCACAGCGCCGCGCTGCGCAGCCAGGTCTGGCATCTGGGTGTCGTGATGATGGGGATCGTCGTGATCTTCGGGGTCGGGGGGATGGTCTTCCTGGACCGGCTCGTGCTGCGGCGGGCGTCGATGCTGGCGCGTGCCGCCAAGGAGCTGGCCGCGGGCCGCTACGACACCCCGCTACCCAAGGCGCGGCAGGACGAGATCGGGCAACTGGTGGAAAGTTTCGCCACCATGCGCGAGACGATCCGCAGCAAGGAGCAATCGCTGACGGAGGCGCGCGACACGGCGGAGGCGGCGGTCGAGGCGAAGTCACGCTTCCTCGCCACCATGAGCCACGAGATCAGGACACCGCTGAACGGCATCCTGCCGGTCACCGACCTGCTGCTTGAGACGGAGGTGACGGAGGATCAGCTTGCCAAGCTGACGATCATCCGCAACGCAGGGCGGACGCTGAAATCGGTGATCGACGACATCCTCGACATATCCAAACTGGAAGCGGGCGAGGTGCTGATCCGTGCGGAGGAGTTCGACCTCGATGGCGTCGTGCGCAGCGCGGTGTCCGTCCTTGCCCCGCAGGCCGACGCGCGCGGACTGTCGCTGGAGGTCGAGATGGGCGCCGACTGTGCCAGCTGGGTGATCGGCGACGCCGACCGGCTGAGCCAGGTTCTGATCAATCTGGCGGGCAACGCGGTCAAGTTCACCGACACCGGCGGTGTCCGGGTGCGCGTCTCGGCCGAGCGGGGGCGGTTCCGGTTCGAGGTGATCGACACCGGGATCGGCATCGGCGAGGCGGACAAGGCGCGGATTTTCAAGCGTTTCTACCAGGTGGCAGGGGCGCAGAGCAGCCGGATGTCGGGCAGCGGTCTGGGCCTGTCGATCAGTGCCGCGCTGGTCGACGCCATGGGCGGCAGGCTGCGGCTGGACAGCACACCGGGCAAGGGCAGCCGTTTCCACTTCGCGCTGCCCCTGCCGGAGGCCGGGCATGCGCCCGACACGTCCGGCGATAGTCCCGAGGGCGCGGAGACGACGCAGCAGCCGTTGCGGGTGCTTGTCGTGGATGACAGCAAGGTCAATCTGACCGTGGCCTGCGCGATGCTCAAACGCCTTGGGCATGAGGTCGACTCCGTCACCGGCGGTGCCGAGGCGGTGGAACGCGTGGCGAAGGGGGGGATCGACCTCGTCCTCATGGACCAGCACATGCCCGAGGTCGACGGGCCGGAGGCGACCCGCCGCATCCGCGCGCTGCGGGGGCCGGTGTCGCGGGTCTACATCTCAGGACTGACCGCCAGCATCTTTGCCGAGGACGTGGGCAAGTGCCTTCAGGCCGGCATGGACGAGTTCCTCGCCAAGCCGATCTCGCGCATCGAACTGGTCCGGGTGCTGAAACTGGCGCAGGAACATCGCGACGCGGAAGCGGCGCAGGGATCGAAACCCTGTCCGCCGCCCCAGTCCGCAACACAATAA